A genome region from Candidatus Hinthialibacter antarcticus includes the following:
- the dinB gene encoding DNA polymerase IV — MAVTRIIMHVDMDAFYASVEQRDFPELRGKPVIVGGSPAERGVVAASSYEARKFGVRSAMPTSQALRECPEAILRAPRFSAYREASQAIHVIFRELTEKIEPVSLDEAYLDLTGQVMDFQHALSISRRLKKDIHDRIDLTASVGVGPNKFLAKVASDYRKPDGLFIIKPEEALNFLEPLPVRVIPGVGPKTDHRLKLMEIRTIGQLRERAVDELQEFLGRKHGERLHQLAQGMDDAPVVSSRTPKSVSQERTFTNDLSNKEEMNCILTELAEMVSQRLKKKKLKARTIGIKVRFEDFRIATRSNTIGLPSDEAGVIAEIANGMLDRLSLQGMKVRLLGVRSAGFHDPDEVDAELPDREVQLRLW, encoded by the coding sequence ATGGCAGTGACGCGAATCATCATGCACGTCGATATGGACGCATTTTATGCGTCTGTTGAACAGCGCGATTTTCCTGAGTTGCGCGGGAAACCCGTAATCGTCGGTGGAAGCCCTGCGGAGCGCGGCGTGGTGGCGGCGTCGTCGTATGAAGCGCGAAAGTTTGGCGTGCGTTCGGCGATGCCGACCTCGCAAGCCTTGAGGGAATGTCCTGAAGCGATCTTGCGGGCGCCCCGGTTTAGCGCCTATCGTGAAGCCTCCCAGGCGATCCACGTCATCTTTCGTGAATTGACCGAAAAAATTGAACCGGTTTCGCTGGATGAAGCCTATCTTGACCTCACCGGGCAGGTGATGGATTTTCAACATGCGTTGTCAATCAGCAGACGCCTGAAAAAAGACATCCATGACCGAATTGATCTCACGGCGTCGGTGGGCGTAGGGCCAAATAAATTTCTCGCCAAAGTTGCCTCTGATTATCGCAAACCGGACGGGCTGTTCATCATCAAACCAGAAGAAGCGCTGAACTTTTTAGAACCGTTGCCAGTGCGGGTGATTCCAGGGGTGGGGCCGAAAACCGACCACCGCCTGAAATTGATGGAGATTCGCACCATCGGGCAATTGCGTGAACGCGCGGTTGATGAACTGCAAGAATTTTTAGGCCGCAAGCACGGCGAACGCCTGCATCAATTGGCGCAGGGCATGGACGACGCGCCAGTCGTTTCAAGCCGTACGCCGAAATCGGTTTCGCAAGAGCGAACATTTACGAATGATCTCAGCAATAAAGAAGAGATGAATTGTATCTTGACCGAACTTGCGGAGATGGTTTCGCAGCGCTTGAAGAAGAAAAAATTGAAAGCGCGCACCATCGGCATCAAGGTGCGCTTCGAGGATTTTCGCATCGCCACCCGGTCGAATACCATCGGGCTGCCCAGCGATGAAGCCGGCGTCATTGCGGAAATCGCCAATGGAATGTTAGACCGTCTCTCCTTACAGGGAATGAAAGTGCGCTTGTTGGGCGTACGTTCCGCCGGGTTCCATGACCCGGATGAAGTAGACGCCGAACTGCCGGACCGCGAAGTACAATTACGATTATGGTGA